The Rana temporaria chromosome 4, aRanTem1.1, whole genome shotgun sequence genome contains a region encoding:
- the ZIC1 gene encoding zinc finger protein ZIC 1 — MLLDAGPQYPAIGVTTFGSSRHHSSGDVTEREVGLGINPFADGMGAFKINPGGHEQTAFTSQAPGYAAAALGHHHHPGHVSSYSSAAFNSTRDFLFRNRGFGEATSAQHSLFASAGGFGGPHGHTDATGHLIFPGLHEQAAGHGSPNVVNGQMRLGFSGDMYGRPDQYGQVTSPRSEHYASTQLHGYGPMNMNMAAHHGAGAFFRYMRQPIKQELICKWIEPEQLSNPKKSCNKTFSTMHELVTHVTVEHVGGPEQSNHICFWEECAREGKPFKAKYKLVNHIRVHTGEKPFPCPFPGCGKVFARSENLKIHKRTHTGEKPFKCEFEGCDRRFANSSDRKKHMHVHTSDKPYLCKMCDKSYTHPSSLRKHMKVHESTSQGSQPSPAASSGYESSTPPTIVSPTSENQTTSSLSPSSSAVHHTSSHSTLSSNFNEWYV, encoded by the exons ATGCTCCTGGACGCCGGACCCCAATACCCAGCCATAGGGGTCACCACGTTCGGCTCTTCCCGACACCATTCCAGCGGAGACGTGACGGAGCGAGAGGTGGGCTTGGGCATCAACCCGTTCGCCGACGGGATGGGCGCCTTCAAGATCAACCCCGGCGGGCATGAGCAGACTGCTTTCACTTCTCAGGCTCCGGGCTATGCCGCCGCCGCTCtgggccaccaccaccaccctggTCATGTCAGCTCTTACTCCAGTGCCGCCTTCAACTCCACCCGGGACTTTCTATTCCGAAACCGGGGCTTCGGGGAAGCCACCAGCGCCCAGCACAGCCTCTTCGCTTCGGCGGGGGGGTTCGGAGGACCGCACGGACACACCGACGCCACCGGACACCTTATCTTCCCGGGGCTGCACGAGCAAGCGGCAGGGCACGGCTCACCCAACGTGGTGAACGGGCAGATGAGGCTTGGCTTCTCCGGGGACATGTATGGACGACCCGACCAGTATGGACAAGTCACCAGCCCCAGGTCCGAACACTACGCCTCCACCCAACTCCATGGCTATGGCCCTATGAACATGAACATGGCTGCCCACCATGGAGCAGGGGCCTTCTTCAGATACATGAGGCAACCCATCAAGCAAGAACTCATCTGTAAGTGGATTGAGCCCGAGCAACTGTCCAACCCTAAAAAGTCGTGCAACAAAACTTTCAGCACCATGCACGAGCTGGTCACCCATGTCACAGTGGAGCACGTTGGAGGACCCGAGCAATCCAATCATATCTGCTTCTGGGAAGAGTGTGCCAGAGAAGGCAAGCCTTTCAAAGCCAAATACAAACTGGTCAaccacatcagagtccacacaggggAAAAACCCTTCCCATGCCCCTTCCCTGGCTGTGGGAAAGTCTTTGCCAGGTCAGAAAACCTGAAAATCCACAAAAGGACTCACACAG GTGAGAAGCCCTTTAAGTGTGAGTTTGAAGGCTGTGACAGACGATTTGCAAATAGCAGCGACCGTAAAAAACACATGCACGTCCACACTTCAGACAAGCCCTATCTGTGTAAAATGTGTGACAAGTCCTACACCCACCCGAGCTCCCTCAGAAAACACATGAAG gTCCACGAATCAACTTCCCAGGGGTCCCAACCTTCTCCAGCAGCCAGCTCAGGCTATGAATCTTCGACGCCCCCAACAATCGTGTCTCCTACTTCAGAAAACCAGACCACAAGTTCCTTATCCCCTTCCTCCTCAGCAGTACATCACACGTCCAGTCACAGCACGCTCTCATCAAATTTTAACGAATGGTACGTTTaa
- the LOC120936615 gene encoding zinc finger protein ZIC 4-like codes for MDPAFSKRNQALRIVDLAGAHHHHHHHHPPQTMTGFPGYVGHSHSMAHVHPGEYAADSRLGPSPAFRPEHMGHHPAALKLSPAHNHHHHHLHHQHHHHHMPAGQAEAASSPPGAFVPAPSYTAQSIPAGRDFLIGRDLTVQVMPGLSDQHSAATSHHGMFVSTTGSYPGQHGHHAEPGNHPYFSGPHHEQHSHATPGGQPLNGQIRLGLPGDMYSSRSDHFTQSVSRTDPFSSASLQGYAGMNLNMNLAPHHGPGAFFRYMRQAIKQELICKWIEEEELPKKHCSKTFSTMHELVTHVTVEHVGGPEQSSHICFWEECAREGKPFKAKYKLVNHIRVHTGEKPFPCPFPGCGKVFARSENLKIHKRTHTGEKPFKCEFEGCDRRFANSSDRKKHSHVHTSDKPYNCKVRGCDKSYTHPSSLRKHMKVHCKSPPPSSGYESSIPSLVSPSSDSGQDPAATSSHTDRLSSSSQANLSEWYVCQGSGASGIPTPPSHTPSPEHRKASYNNCDSRPNY; via the exons ATGGACCCTGCATTCTCCAAACGGAACCAGGCGCTGAGAATAGTAGACTTGGCAGgggctcatcatcatcatcaccaccaccacccccctcAGACTATGACAGGCTTCCCGGGGTACGTGGGTCATTCCCACTCAATGGCTCATGTGCACCCTGGGGAGTATGCTGCTGATTCTCGCCTAGGGCCAAGTCCTGCATTCCGGCCAGAACACATGGGGCACCATCCAGCGGCCCTCAAACTCAGCCCTGCCCataaccaccaccaccatcacctccaccaccagcaccaccaccatcatATGCCAGCAGGCCAGGCTGAGGCTGCCTCCAGTCCACCAGGAGCATTTGTCCCGGCTCCCTCCTACACAGCTCAGTCTATCCCTGCAGGTAGGGACTTTCTAATAGGCAGGGATCTGACAGTTCAAGTGATGCCAGGGCTGAGTGATCAACACTCTGCAGCAACCTCTCACCATGGCATGTTTGTCTCAACGACAGGTAGCTACCCTGGGCAGCATGGCCACCACGCGGAGCCTGGAAACCATCCCTACTTCTCTGGACCTCATCATGAGCAGCATTCCCATGCAACCCCAGGTGGCCAGCCTCTAAACGGACAGATAAGATTGGGGCTACCTGGAGATATGTACAGCAGCAGGTCTGATCATTTCACTCAATCAGTGTCTAGGACAGATCCTTTCTCCTCCGCTTCTCTTCAAGGCTACGCTGGCATGAACCTGAACATGAACCTAGCTCCTCACCACGGACCAGGAGCCTTCTTCAGATACATGAGGCAAGCGATCAAACAAGAACTCATCTGTAAGTGGATAGAAGAAGAGGAGCTGCCCAAAAAACATTGCTCCAAAACTTTCAGCACCATGCACGAGCTGGTCACCCATGTCACAGTGGAGCACGTTGGAGGACCCGAGCAGTCCAGCCACATCTGCTTCTGGGAAGAGTGTGCTAGAGAAGGCAAGCCTTTCAAAGCCAAATACAAACTGGTCAaccacatcagagtccacacaggggAAAAACCCTTCCCATGCCCCTTCCCTGGCTGTGGGAAAGTCTTTGCCAGGTCAGAAAACCTGAAAATCCACAAAAGGACTCACACAG GGGAAAAACCCTTTAAGTGCGAGTTTGAAGGCTGCGACAGACGCTTTGCCAACAGCAGCGACAGAAAGAAACATTCCCACGTCCACACCAGCGACAAACCGTATAACTGTAAAGTGAGAGGCTGCGACAAATCGTACACACATCCCAGCTCTTTGAGGAAACATATGAAAGTGCACTGCAAATCTCCACCTCCCAGCTCAGGCTATGAATCCTCCATCCCTTCCCTGGTGTCCCCTTCTTCTGATTCAGGACAGGACCCTGCAGCCACCTCTTCTCACACTGATcgcctgtcctcctcctcccaggccaatcTGAGTGAATGGTATGTGTGCCAAGGCTCAGGGGCAAGTGGCATCCCTACCCCCCCTAGCCACACTCCTTCACCTGAACATCGAAAGGCTTCCTACAACAACTGTGACTCTAGGCCGAATTACTAG